From the Rhinolophus sinicus isolate RSC01 linkage group LG02, ASM3656204v1, whole genome shotgun sequence genome, one window contains:
- the SH3BP2 gene encoding SH3 domain-binding protein 2 isoform X7 has translation MAAEEMHWPVPMKAIGAQNLLTMPGGVAKAGYLHKKGGTQLQMLKWPLRFVIIHKRCIYYFKSSTSASPQGAFSLSGYNRVMRAAEETTSNNVFPFKIVHISKKHRTWFFSASSEDERKSWMVLLRKEIGHLHEKKELPLDASDSSSDTDSFYGAVERPVDISLSPYPTVNEDYDDEDDSYMEPDSPEPGKPEDTLIHPPAYPPPPVPTPRKPALSDVLRAHSFTSTGPGPLLPPPPPKRSLPTDAGLAPEDSKRDLLGLRWAEPGPRAPATSRRMSDPPLSSLPTLPNLRKPPCFHESTSPSPEPRIPSHGSSSASSSASMAAATSRNCDKLKSFHLSPRGLPTPEPPPVPANKPKFLKMGEEASPRDMARPALFVPTVAPRPPALKLPVPEAIARPAVLPKPEKPPLPHLQRSPPDGQSFRSFSFEKPHLPSQADSGEADSDEDYEKVPLPSSVFINTTESYEVERLFKATTPRGEPQDGLYCIRNSSTKSGKVLVVWDETSNKVRNYRIFEKDSKFYLEGEVLFVSVGSLVEHYHTHSLPGHQSLLLQHPYGYAGPR, from the exons ATGGCAGCTGAGGAGATGCACTGGCCGGTCCCCATGAAGGCCATTGGTGCCCAGAACCTGCTCACTATGCCTGGGGGTGTGGCCAAGGCTGGCTACCTGCACAAGAAGGGCGGCACCCAGCTGCAGATGCTCAAAT GGCCCCTGCGTTTTGTCATCATCCACAAGCGATGCATCTACTACTTCAAGAGCAGCACGTCTGCCTCCCCACAGGGCGCGTTCTCGCTGAGTGGGTACAACCG GGTGATGCGGGCTGCCGAGGAGACAACGTCCAACAACGTCTTCCCCTTCAAGATTGTCCACATCAGTAAGAAGCACCGGACGTGGTTCTTCTCAGCCTCCTCTGAGGACGAGCGCAAG AGCTGGATGGTCTTGCTGCGCAAAGAGATCGGTCACCTCCATGAGAAGAAGGAGCTGCCTCTGGATGCCAG TGACTCCAGCTCAGACACGGACAGCTTCTACGGTGCAGTCGAGCGGCCGGTGGACATCAGCCTGTCTCCATACCCCACAGTCAACGAAG ACTATGACGACGAAGACGACTCGTACATGGAGCCTGACTCCCCCGAGCCTGGGAAGCCTGAGG ACACCCTGATCCACCCGCCAGCCTATCCTCCGCCTCCTGTGCCAACACCCAGGAAGCCAGCCTTGTCCGATGTACTCCGTGCCCACTCCTTCACCTCCACGGGCCCAGGCCCTCTGCTTCCACCCCCGCCCCCTAAGCGCAGCCTGCCCACCGATGCTGGCCTGGCTCCCGAGGACTCCAAGAGGGACCTGCTGGGCCTGAGGTGGGCTGAGCCCGGCCCCAGAGCACCTGCCACCTCCCGGAGGATGAGCGACCCCCCGCTGAGCAGCCTGCCCACCTTGCCTAACCTCCGGAAACCCCCTTGCTTTCATGAGAGCAccagccccagcccagagccCCGGATCCCCAGCCATGGGtccagctctgcctccagctcTGCCAGCATGGCCGCTGCCACCTCCAGGAACTGTGATAAACTCAAGTCCTTCCACCTGTCCCCCCGGGGGCTGCCCACGCCTGAGCCCCCACCCGTGCCAGCCAACAAGCCCAAGTTCCTGAAGATGGGTGAAGAGGCCTCGCCAAGGGACATGGCCAGGCCTGCACTCTTTGTGCCCACTGTGGCCCCCAGGCCTCCTGCCTTGAAGCTGCCTGTGCCGGAGGCCATAGCCCGACCTGCGGTCCTGCCCAAGCCAGAGAAGCCGCCCCTCCCGCACCTCCA GCGATCGCCCCCTGATGGCCAGAGTTTCAGGAGCTTCTCCTTCGAAAAGCCCCATCTCCCCTCGCAGGCCGACAGTGGGGAGGCGGATTCTGATGAGGACTACGAGAAG GTGCCACTGCCCAGCTCGGTCTTTATCAACACCACGGAATCCTATGAAGTGGAGAG GCTGTTCAAAGCCACAACCCCACGGGGAGAGCCCCAGGATGGACTTTACTGCATCCGGAATTCCTCCACGAAGTCTGGGAAG GTTTTGGTCGTGTGGGACGAAACCTCCAACAAAGTAAGGAACTACCGCATCTTTGAGAAG